A window of Motilibacter peucedani genomic DNA:
CGGCCGCAGCCAGCGGCCGGTTGACCCGGTGCAACTCCGGGACCGACGGTGAGAGTCCGGACGGGAGGCGGCACGCGGCGGGGTGCACCCGGAGCGCCCGGGCGCGGTCGCAGCTCTGACGTCCTCCGACGTCTCCAGCCGGCCGTCGCCGTGGGGCCTCGGCGGCCGCACCCCAGCCGCGCCGACCCTCCTGCACCTCCCGGAGCCGCCCGAGCGCGGAGGGAGCAGGGCCCGGTGGCAGGCGCGAGCGAGATCACCGCCATGCGGCGCGCCGTCGAGCTGGCGGGCCGCGGCGCAGCGACGGCCTCGCCCAACCCCGTCGTCGGGTGCGTGGTGCTCGCCCCCTCGGGCGAGACCGTCGGCGAGGGCTGGCACGAGCGGCCCGGCGGCCCCCACGCCGAGGTGGCCGCCCTGCGCAGGGCGGGGCCTGCCGCCCGTGGCGCCACGGCGGTGGTCACCCTCGAGCCCTGCCGGCACACCGGGCGCACCGGCCCGTGCACCACCGCGTTGCTGGAAGCAGGGGTCGCGCGCGTCGTCTACGCCGTGCCCGACCCGAGCGATCAGGCCGGAGGGGGAGCCGCCGTCCTCGCGGCGGCCGGCGTCGAGGTCGAGGCCGGCGTGCTCCGTGCCGAGGCCGAGCAGGTCAACGCCCGCTGGCTCGCCGCCGCCCGGCTCGGCCGCCCGCACGTCACGTGGAAGTTCGCCGGCACGCTCGACGGCCGCTCGGCGGCTGCCGACGGCAGCAGCCGCTGGATCACCGGGCCGGAGGCGCGCGCCGACGTCCACCGGCTGCGGGCCGGGATGGACGCCGTCGTCGTCGGCGTCGGCACCGTGCTCGCCGACGACCCGGCGCTGACCGTACGCGGCGTGCACCCGCCGCCCGCCCGCCCGCCGCTGCGCGTGGTGGTCGACAGCGCCGGGCGCACCCCGTCGACCGCGCGCGTCCTCGACGCGGAGGCGCCCACGTGGGTCGCCACGACCGCCGAGCTCGGCAGCGACGCTGCCGGCCGCGTACCCCTCGCCGCCGTCGTGTACGGCCTGCGCGCGCGAGGCGTGCTCGCCGCCCTGCTCGAGGGCGGTCCGACGCTGGCCGGCGCCTTCGTGCGCGCCGGGCTCGTCGACCGGGTCGTCGGCTACGTCGCGCCCGCGCTGCTCGGAGCCGGCGCGGCCGTCCTCGGCGAGGCCGGGGTCGCCTCGATCGACGGCGCCCACCGGCTCGTGCTCGACGACGTGACGCTGCTCGGCACCGACCTGCGGCTGACCGGCTCGTTCGCCCGGCGCCCCCACCAGCCTGCACACCCGTCCGGCACCGCGGGTGCCAGCGAGGAGGAGTCCACGTGTTCACCGGGATAGTCGAGGAGCTCGGCTCCGTCGTCCGCGTCGAGCAGCTCGCCGACAGCGCGCGGCTGCACGTGCGGGGACCGCGGGTGGTCTCCGACGCCGTGCCCGGCGCGAGCATCGCCGTCAACGGCGTCTGCCTGACGGTCACCGAGCTCGAGGGCGACGTCTTCGCCGCCGACGTCATGCGCGAGACGCTCGACCGGTCCTCGCTGGGCGCGCTGCAGGCCGGCGCCGCGGTCAACCTCGAGCGGCCCGTGCGCCTGCAGGACCGGCTCGGCGGCCACGTCGTGCAGGGCCACGTCGACGGCGTCGGCACCGTGCTGTCGCGCACGCCGGGGGAGCGCTGGGAGGTGGTCCGCGTCGGCGTGCCGGCCGGGCTGCTGCGCTACGTCGTCGAGAAGGGCTCGATCACGGTCGACGGCGTCTCGCTGACCGTGAGCGCTCGCGGCACGGGCGAGGGCGGCGACTGGCTGGAGGTCAGCCTCATCCCGACGACGCTCGCGCTCACGACGCTGGGCGGCGCACCGCCCGGCACGCCGGTCAACCTCGAGGTCGACGTGCTGGCGAAGTACGTCGAGTCGCTGCTCGCCGGGGCCGGCAGGTGAGCGCGCCGACGGTCGGCCTCGCGTCGGTCGAGCGCGCCGTCGAGGAGGTGCGCGCCGGCCGGCCGGTAATCGTCGTCGACGACGCCGACCGCGAGGACGAGGGCGACCTGATCTTCGCGGGCGAGCACGCCACCCCGGAGCTGGTGGCCTTCGTCGTGCGGCACACCTCGGGCTACCTGTGCGTGAGCCTGCCCGAGGAGGAGGCCGACCGGCTCGGACTGCCGCCGATGACGGTCGTCAACGAGGACCGGCGCGGCACCGCGTACTCCGTCACCGTGGACGCGCGCGCCGGCGTCACGACCGGCATCTCGGCCACCGACCGCGCCCACACGATCCGGCTGCTCTCGAGCCCGGACACCGGCGCCGGCGACCTGTCGCGGCCGGGCCACGTCGTCCCGCTGCGCGCCCGCCCCGGCGGCGTGCTGCGCCGCGCGGGCCACACCGAGGCGGCCGTCGACCTGTGCCGGCTCGCCGGCCTGCGTCCGGCCGGGGTGCTCGCCGAGGTGGTGAGCGAGGAACGGCCCGGCGACATGGCCCGGCTGCCCGAGCTGACGCGCTTCGCCGAGCGCCACGGCCTCGTGGTCGTGACGATCGCCGACCTCATCGCCCACCGGCGCCGCGTCGACCGCTACGTCGAGCGGGTCGCCGAGACGGTGCTGCCGACGCGCTGGGGCTCGTTCCGCGCCGTCGGCTACCGCGACGTCGTGGACGGCGCGGAGCAGGTGGCCCTGGTCGCCGGCGAGGTGGGCGACGGCGAGGACGTGCTCGTACGCGTGCACTCCGAGTGCCTCACCGGCGACGCCTTCGGCTCCCTGCGCTGCGACTGCGGCCCGCAGCTCGAGGCCGCGCTGCAGGCAGTGACGGCGGAGGGCCGCGGCGTCGTGCTCTACCTGCGCGGCCACGAGGGCCGGGGGATCGGGCTGGTCGACAAGCTGCGTGCCTACGCGCTGCAGGACTCCGGCGCCGACACCGTCGAGGCGAACCTCGCGCTCGGCCTGCCGGCCGACGCGCGCGACTACGGCAGCGGCGCCCAGGTGCTCGCCGACCTCGGCGTGCGCACCATGCGCCTGCTGACCAACAACCCGACCAAGCGCGCGGGGCTCGAGGGCTACGGGCTCCAGATCACCGGTACGGTTCCGCTGGCGGTCGCTGCGACCAGCGACAACCTGCGCTACCTGCAGACCAAGCGCGACCGGATGGGGCACACGCTGCCCGACCTGCCGGAGCTGCCGGACGCCATCGAGAGGGAGAGGAACGCGACGTGAGCGGCGCAGGAGCACCCACCACGCTGGCCGACGGGCACGGGCTGCGCGTCGCCGTGGTCGCGGCCAGCTGGCACCAGCAGGTGATGGACGGCCTGCTCGACGGCGCCATGCGCGCGCTCGCCGAGTGCAAGGTCGAGGAGCCGTGGCTGGTCCGCGTGCCGGGCACGTTCGAGCTGCCGGTGGCGGCGGCCCGGCTCGCGCGGTGCAAGATCGACGCCATCGTGGCGCTGGGGGTCGTGATCCGCGGCGGCACGCCGCACTTCGACTACGTCTGCTCGGCGGCCACCTCGGGGCTGACCCAGGTCTCGGTCACCACCGGCATCCCGGTCGGCTTCGGCGTGCTCACGTGCGACGACGAGGCGCAGGCACTGGCACGCAGTGGTCTGCCGGGGTCCGAAGAGGACAAGGGTTATGAGGCGGCGAGTGCCGCCGTCAGCACCGCGGTGCGGCTGCGCGACATCGAGAAGGGTTGGGCATGAAGACGTTCGAGGGCCTGTG
This region includes:
- a CDS encoding riboflavin synthase, with the translated sequence MFTGIVEELGSVVRVEQLADSARLHVRGPRVVSDAVPGASIAVNGVCLTVTELEGDVFAADVMRETLDRSSLGALQAGAAVNLERPVRLQDRLGGHVVQGHVDGVGTVLSRTPGERWEVVRVGVPAGLLRYVVEKGSITVDGVSLTVSARGTGEGGDWLEVSLIPTTLALTTLGGAPPGTPVNLEVDVLAKYVESLLAGAGR
- the ribD gene encoding bifunctional diaminohydroxyphosphoribosylaminopyrimidine deaminase/5-amino-6-(5-phosphoribosylamino)uracil reductase RibD, producing the protein MAGASEITAMRRAVELAGRGAATASPNPVVGCVVLAPSGETVGEGWHERPGGPHAEVAALRRAGPAARGATAVVTLEPCRHTGRTGPCTTALLEAGVARVVYAVPDPSDQAGGGAAVLAAAGVEVEAGVLRAEAEQVNARWLAAARLGRPHVTWKFAGTLDGRSAAADGSSRWITGPEARADVHRLRAGMDAVVVGVGTVLADDPALTVRGVHPPPARPPLRVVVDSAGRTPSTARVLDAEAPTWVATTAELGSDAAGRVPLAAVVYGLRARGVLAALLEGGPTLAGAFVRAGLVDRVVGYVAPALLGAGAAVLGEAGVASIDGAHRLVLDDVTLLGTDLRLTGSFARRPHQPAHPSGTAGASEEESTCSPG
- the ribH gene encoding 6,7-dimethyl-8-ribityllumazine synthase — translated: MSGAGAPTTLADGHGLRVAVVAASWHQQVMDGLLDGAMRALAECKVEEPWLVRVPGTFELPVAAARLARCKIDAIVALGVVIRGGTPHFDYVCSAATSGLTQVSVTTGIPVGFGVLTCDDEAQALARSGLPGSEEDKGYEAASAAVSTAVRLRDIEKGWA
- a CDS encoding bifunctional 3,4-dihydroxy-2-butanone-4-phosphate synthase/GTP cyclohydrolase II, coding for MSAPTVGLASVERAVEEVRAGRPVIVVDDADREDEGDLIFAGEHATPELVAFVVRHTSGYLCVSLPEEEADRLGLPPMTVVNEDRRGTAYSVTVDARAGVTTGISATDRAHTIRLLSSPDTGAGDLSRPGHVVPLRARPGGVLRRAGHTEAAVDLCRLAGLRPAGVLAEVVSEERPGDMARLPELTRFAERHGLVVVTIADLIAHRRRVDRYVERVAETVLPTRWGSFRAVGYRDVVDGAEQVALVAGEVGDGEDVLVRVHSECLTGDAFGSLRCDCGPQLEAALQAVTAEGRGVVLYLRGHEGRGIGLVDKLRAYALQDSGADTVEANLALGLPADARDYGSGAQVLADLGVRTMRLLTNNPTKRAGLEGYGLQITGTVPLAVAATSDNLRYLQTKRDRMGHTLPDLPELPDAIERERNAT